A genome region from Gallus gallus isolate bGalGal1 chromosome 9, bGalGal1.mat.broiler.GRCg7b, whole genome shotgun sequence includes the following:
- the LOC107051846 gene encoding insulin receptor substrate 1 gives MASPTDNNEGFFSDVRKVGYLRKPKSMHKRFFVLRAASESGPARLEYYENEKKWRHKSGAPKRSIPLESCFNINKRADSKNKHLVALYTKDEHFAIAADSELEQESWYQALLQLHNRAKGHHHLHHHHHHHHSDVTFGGSSVGLGEAGEDSYGEVAPGPAFKEVWQVILKPKGLGQTKNLIGIYRLCLTNKTISFVKLNSDAAAVVLQLLNIRRCGHSENFFFIEVGRSAVTGPGEFWMQVDDSVVAQNMHETILEAMRAMSEEFRPRSKSQSSSNCSNPISVPLRSRHHINNPPPSQVGLSRRSRTESVTATSPAGGGGGGMGGKPSSFRVRASSDGEGTMSRPASVDGSPVSPSANRTHSHRHRGNSRLHPPLNHSRSIPMPSSRCSPSATSPVSLSSSSTSGHGSTSDCLFPRRSSASVSGSPSDGGFISSDEYGSSPCDFRSSFRSVTPDSLGHTPPARGDEELNYICMGGKAASSCCSLAAPNGHFIPRTCHPQQQPRYPSTSCCPRAGSEDVADLDKAFRKRTHSAGTSPTISHQKTPSQSSVASIEEYTEMLPSYPCGGSRLPSYRHSAFVPTHSYPEECLEMHHLDGSHHRTNSAPHTDDGYMPMSPGVAPLPSGGAAPKGGDYMPMSPKSVSAPQQIINPGRGGRHPPATVDSNGYMMMSPSGSYSPDSGSAGYGKIWTNGAGHHPKLSVESNEGKLPCGGGDYINMSPASGSTTSTPPDCYFGAAGQPGVEEAAAALHKPIYSYFSLPRSFKHVHRRGGGPAGEEGSPQPRVALGSGRLLYAAEDSSSSTSSDSLGGPGGPEGPASHSQPPRKVDTAVQTKGRLARPTRLSLGGPKASTLPRAREQPPLLLPPEPKSPGEYVNIEFVPGDKPPFPSAAPGLPRPPGGEAAEEYMNMELGPPRARCPGAFAAAAARPGRGAAPPGRDYVSMQLGGSCSDCADSPSPSSPAPLLGYADVRAGRSAAEKPPPAAAASPELPRPPAELAAAPPRSSSLLGGPGAGSAFTRVSLSPGRNQSAKVIRADPQGGRRRHSSETFSSTPSAARGAAGGGGGGPGAPFPCGGAGGAEEVKRHSSASFENVWLRPAAGEPPSASRGPGAALENGLNYIDLDLVKDCSHRRHHLHPPAEGASGPGGKPPQPRSPRGSSHSSDDLSAYASISFQKREEP, from the coding sequence ATGGCCAGCCCCACAGATAACAACGAGGGCTTCTTCTCGGATGTCAGAAAGGTGGGTTACTTGCGCAAACCCAAGAGCATGCATAAGCGCTTTTTCGTGCTAAGGGCAGCCAGCGAGTCTGGACCCGCCCGGCTGGAGTATTAtgagaatgagaagaaatggaGACACAAGTCGGGGGCCCCCAAGCGCTCCATCCCATTGGAAAGCTGCTTCAACATCAACAAGCGGGCTGACTCCAAGAACAAGCACCTGGTGGCCCTCTACACCAAGGACGAGCACTTTGCCATCGCAGCTGACAGTGAACTGGAACAAGAGAGCTGGTACCAAGCGCTGCTGCAGTTGCACAACAGGGCCAAgggccaccaccacctccaccaccaccaccatcaccaccacagcGATGTCACCTTCGGGGGCAGcagcgtggggctgggggaagcAGGTGAGGACAGCTATGGTGAGGTAGCCCCTGGTCCGGCTTTTAAGGAAGTTTGGCAAGTAATTCTGAAGCCTAAGGGGCTAGGCCAGACAAAGAACCTGATTGGCATCTACCGCCTGTGCCTGACTAACAAGACCATCAGCTTTGTGAAGCTGAATTCGGATGCggctgctgtggtgctgcagctgctcaatATCCGCCGTTGCGGACACTCCGAGAACTTCTTCTTCATCGAGGTGGGACGCTCGGCGGTGACCGGGCCTGGGGAGTTCTGGATGCAGGTGGACGACTCGGTGGTGGCGCAGAACATGCATGAAACCATCCTGGAGGCCATGCGAGCCATGAGCGAGGAATTCCGACCCCGCAGCAAGAGCCAGTCCTCCTCCAACTGTTCCAATCCCATCTCCGTGCCCCTTCGTAGCAGGCACCACATCAACAACCCTCCGCCCAGCCAAGTGGGGCTCAGTCGCCGGTCCAGGACCGAGAGTGTTACAGCCACCTCCCCAGCTGGCGGTGGGGGCGGAGGTATGGGTGGCAAACCCAGCTCTTTCCGGGTCCGCGCATCCAGCGATGGGGAAGGCACCATGTCAAGGCCTGCCTCGGTGGATGGTAGCCCTGTTAGCCCCAGTGCCAACCGAACCCACTCGCACAGACACCGTGGCAACTCCAGGCTCCATCCTCCGCTCAACCACAGCCGTTCCATCCCGATGCCTTCCTCGCGCTGCTCCCCGTCGGCCACCAGCCCAGTCAGCCTGTCGTCCAGCAGCACCAGTGGCCACGGCTCCACGTCAGACTGCCTGTTTCCACGAAGGTCCAGTGCTTCGGTTTCTGGCTCCCCTAGTGATGGCggatttatttcttctgatgaaTATGGTTCTAGCCCATGTGACTTCCGCAGCTCTTTTCGCAGCGTGACCCCGGATTCGCTAGGACACACCCCACCAGCTCGGGGCGATGAAGAGCTCAACTACATCTGCATGGGGGGGAAGGCCGCCTcgtcctgctgcagcctggcagctccCAATGGCCACTTCATCCCACGCACCTGCCAcccgcagcagcagccccgCTACCCCAGCACGTCGTGCTGTCCCCGAGCCGGTAGCGAGGACGTTGCTGACTTGGACAAGGCATTCAGGAAACGGACTCACTCTGCAGGCACTTCGCCCACCATCTCCCACCAGAAGACGCCTTCCCAGTCTTCGGTGGCCTCCATTGAGGAGTATACGGAGATGTTGCCTTCTTACCCCTGCGGCGGCAGCCGGCTGCCCTCCTACCGGCACTCGGCCTTCGTGCCCACTCACTCCTACCCTGAGGAGTGTCTGGAGATGCACCACCTGGATGGCAGCCATCATCGGACCAACTCCGCTCCGCACACGGATGATGGCTACATGCCCATGTCCCCCGGCGTTGCCCCCTTGCCCAGCGGTGGGGCTGCCCCCAAGGGCGGTGACTACATGCCCATGAGCCCCAAGAGCGTGTCGGCCCCGCAGCAGATCATCAACCCTGGCAGAGGGGGCCGCCACCCTCCAGCCACGGTGGACTCCAACGGCTACATGATGATGTCCCCTAGCGGCAGCTACTCCCCGGACAGCGGCTCTGCGGGCTACGGCAAGATCTGGACGAACGGTGCCGGCCACCACCCGAAGCTCTCGGTGGAGAGCAACGAAGGGAAGCTGCCCTGCGGCGGCGGCGACTATATCAACATGTCCCCGGCCAGCGGCTCCACCACCAGCACGCCGCCCGACTGCTACTTCGGGGCGGCGGGGCAGCCGGGCGTCGAGGAGGCGGCCGCGGCCCTCCACAAGCCCATCTACTCCTACTTCTCGCTGCCGCGCTCCTTCAAGCACGTGCaccggcggggcggcgggccggCGGGCGAGGAGGGCAGTCCCCAGCCCCGCGTGGCGCTCGGCTCCGGCCGCCTCCTCTACGCCGCCGAGGACTCGTCCTCCTCAACCAGCAGCGACAGCCTGGGCGGCCCCGGCGGCCCCGAGGGTCCCGCGTCGCACTCGCAGCCCCCGCGCAAGGTGGACACGGCCGTGCAGACCAAAGGCCGCCTGGCGCGACCCACGCGGCTGTCGCTGGGCGGCCCCAAGGCCAGCACCCTGCCGCGGGCCCGCGAGCAGCccccgctgctgctgcccccGGAGCCCAAGAGCCCCGGCGAGTACGTGAACATCGAGTTCGTCCCCGGGGACAAGCCGCCTTTCCCCTCGGCCGCGCCGGGGCTGCCACGGCCGCCGGGCGGGGAGGCCGCCGAGGAGTACATGAACATGGAGCtggggccgccccgcgcccgctgCCCCGGCGCcttcgccgccgccgccgcacgGCCGGGTCGCGGCGCGGCTCCCCCCGGACGGGACTACGTGAGCATGCAGCTGGGGGGCTCCTGCTCGGACTGCGCCGACAGCCCCTCGCCCTCCTCGCCCGCCCCGCTGCTCGGCTACGCCGACGTGCGGGCGGGCCGCTCCGCCGCCGAGAAGCCGCCGCCGGCCGCCGCCGCTTCCCCCGAGCTGCCGCGGCCCCCGGCCGAGCTggcggcggccccgccgcgctcctcctccctgctcgGGGGCCCCGGCGCGGGCAGCGCCTTCACCCGCGTCAGCCTCAGCCCCGGCCGTAACCAGAGCGCCAAGGTGATCCGCGCCGACCCGCAGGGCGGCCGCCGGCGGCACAGCTCCGAGACTTTCTCGTCCACGCCGAGCGCCGCCCGCGGGGCggcaggcggcggcggcggcggccccggggcgcCCTTCCCCTgcggcggcgcggggggcgCCGAGGAGGTGAAGCGCCACAGCTCGGCCTCCTTCGAGAACGTGTGGCTGCGGCCCGCCGCCGGGGAGCCGCCCTCCGCGAGTCGGGGGCCGGGGGCCGCGCTGGAGAACGGACTCAACTACATCGACCTGGACTTGGTGAAGGATTGCAGCCACCGCCGCCACCACCTGCACCCCCCCGCGGAGGGCGCCTCCGGCCCGGGGGGGAAACcgccgcagccccgctccccgcgcGGGAGCAGCCACTCCAGCGACGACCTGAGCGCGTACGCCAGCATCAGCTTCCAGAAGCGGGAGGAGCCCTAG